From Triticum aestivum cultivar Chinese Spring chromosome 4A, IWGSC CS RefSeq v2.1, whole genome shotgun sequence, a single genomic window includes:
- the LOC123083724 gene encoding dof zinc finger protein 5-like: protein MGWGGLLVFARRLSSLEVEVVRQWLRVAAPDDDDKCAHPRRLRARHPRRLHGETDRTTTAVKREATDMDSSQQQQGAEASRRTQLQESAETRAAAAPLPCPRCRSRETKFCYWTAGGALRNVPIGVGRCKNHPLGPIATVVGHHHHHHRAAAGFVLGFPSPSSSPTSPPPMYADRWQLGPDGRF from the exons ATGGGTTGGGGCGGGTTGCTGGTCTTTGCACGGCGGCTcagctccctggaggtggaggtggtgcgtCAGTGGCTCCGGGTGGCGGCTCCGGACGATGATGACAAGT GCGCTCACCCGCGTCGCCTGCGCGCTCGTCATCCTCGGCGGCTGCATGGCGAGACGGACCGGACGACGACGGCGGTCAAGCGGGAGGCGACGGACATGGACTCGTCGCAGCAGCAGCAGGGAGCGGAGGCGTCGCGGCGGACGCAGCTGCAGGAGTCGGCGGAGACGCGCGCAGCCGCGGCGCCGCTGCCGTGCCCGCGGTGCCGGAGCCGGGAGACCAAGTTCTGCTACTGGACGGCCGGTGGCGCGCTCCGCAACGTGCCCATCGGCGTCGGCCGCTGCAAGAACCACCCGCTCGGCCCCATCGCCACCGTCgtcggccaccaccaccaccaccaccgcgccgccgccggcttcGTCCTCGGCTTCCCCagcccctcctcctcccccacctCCCCACCGCCCATGTACGCCGACCGGTGGCAGCTCGGGCCGGATGGCCGGTTCTGA